One window from the genome of Candidatus Dependentiae bacterium encodes:
- the trpS gene encoding tryptophan--tRNA ligase has translation MSKKVILTGDRPTGQLHLGHYIGSLQNRVKLQDEYDQYILIADLQALTDNAENPQKIRDSIFEVVLDYLAVGIDPNKSTIFIQSKIPQISDLTIYYLNLVTVARLQRNPTVKEEIKQKGFEESLPVGFFCYPISQAADITAFKANLVPVGEDQLPMIEQTNEIVRKFNSVYAPVLVEAKALVPKFGCRLPGIDGKAKMGKSLGNAIYLADSVDVVTKKVMGMYTDPNHLKVSDPGLVEGNPVFTYLDAFDTNKDKVEELKAHYSRGGLGDVIVKKYLNEVLQNVLEPIRKKREGFAKDKEFVLNVLKNGTAKAESVADKTLKEVQAAMKIDYF, from the coding sequence ATGAGTAAAAAAGTTATTTTAACTGGAGATAGACCAACAGGACAGCTTCATCTTGGACATTATATTGGCTCACTTCAAAATAGAGTAAAGCTGCAAGATGAGTATGATCAATATATTTTGATAGCAGATTTACAAGCGTTAACTGACAATGCGGAAAATCCACAAAAGATTCGTGACAGTATTTTCGAAGTTGTGCTTGATTATCTTGCTGTTGGAATAGACCCAAATAAAAGTACAATTTTTATCCAATCTAAAATTCCACAAATATCAGATCTTACAATTTATTATTTAAATTTAGTTACGGTTGCTCGTTTGCAGCGCAATCCTACGGTGAAAGAAGAGATTAAGCAAAAAGGTTTTGAAGAAAGTTTGCCTGTTGGATTTTTTTGTTATCCAATTAGTCAAGCTGCAGATATCACAGCATTCAAAGCAAATTTGGTTCCTGTCGGTGAAGATCAACTTCCGATGATTGAACAAACAAATGAGATTGTGCGAAAATTTAATTCCGTTTATGCACCTGTTTTGGTCGAAGCTAAAGCATTAGTTCCAAAATTTGGATGTCGTTTACCAGGAATTGACGGTAAAGCAAAAATGGGTAAATCGTTAGGTAATGCAATTTATCTTGCTGATAGCGTGGATGTTGTAACCAAAAAAGTTATGGGCATGTATACAGATCCAAATCATCTCAAAGTATCTGATCCTGGACTGGTAGAAGGTAATCCTGTTTTTACTTACCTTGATGCGTTTGATACAAACAAAGATAAAGTTGAAGAATTAAAAGCGCATTATTCTCGCGGTGGTCTTGGCGATGTGATCGTAAAAAAATATTTAAATGAAGTTTTACAAAATGTTTTGGAACCGATTCGAAAAAAACGTGAAGGGTTTGCAAAAGATAAAGAATTTGTTTTGAATGTTTTAAAAAATGGAACTGCAAAAGCTGAATCTGTAGCGGATAAGACATTGAAAGAAGTTCAAGCCGCGATGAAGATAGATTACTTTTAA
- a CDS encoding chloramphenicol acetyltransferase has translation MPIGPDPKCKYPLEGLGYEFDAKINVFLKSIVKRSNIAVGDFTYFDASSSEDFENKTVLYHYSFSKEKLIIGNFCAIAAGAKFIMSGANHPLNGFSTYPFFIFRRGWEKDFDPASLSNKGDTIIGNDVWIGYDATIMPGVKIGDGAIIGAKAVVTKDVPPYAVVGGNPAKIIRIRFDEKTVNELVAIAWWNWDVEKISRNIPAIVGADLQKLKSAK, from the coding sequence ATGCCTATAGGACCAGATCCAAAATGTAAATATCCGCTTGAAGGGTTAGGATATGAATTTGATGCAAAGATCAATGTATTTTTAAAGAGTATTGTTAAAAGATCGAATATAGCTGTTGGAGATTTTACATATTTTGATGCTTCTAGTTCAGAGGATTTTGAAAATAAAACTGTTCTTTATCATTATTCATTTTCAAAAGAGAAATTAATTATAGGTAATTTTTGTGCAATTGCCGCAGGTGCAAAATTTATTATGAGTGGTGCGAACCATCCGCTTAATGGGTTTTCAACTTATCCATTTTTTATTTTTAGACGAGGCTGGGAAAAAGATTTTGATCCCGCATCTTTGTCAAATAAGGGCGATACGATAATTGGTAATGATGTTTGGATTGGTTATGATGCAACTATTATGCCTGGAGTTAAAATCGGAGATGGTGCGATTATCGGCGCAAAGGCAGTTGTTACAAAAGATGTTCCTCCTTATGCCGTTGTTGGTGGTAATCCTGCAAAGATTATTCGTATACGTTTTGATGAAAAAACAGTTAATGAATTGGTAGCAATTGCTTGGTGGAATTGGGATGTTGAAAAAATATCACGCAATATTCCAGCAATTGTTGGTGCTGATTTGCAAAAATTAAAAAGTGCGAAGTAG
- a CDS encoding DNA polymerase III subunit beta, with the protein MCEDFKFMINKDVIEEVKDRLVKTYNPIAIYIFGSYAWGYPSEDSDLDLLIIVDKSDEKSYKRPISGYKALRGLDISKDIIIFTKEEFERAANDVSTLGYKIKKYGELIYARA; encoded by the coding sequence ATGTGCGAGGATTTTAAATTTATGATCAATAAAGATGTTATAGAAGAAGTAAAAGATCGTTTGGTCAAAACGTATAATCCAATAGCTATTTATATTTTTGGTTCTTATGCTTGGGGTTATCCATCTGAAGATAGTGATTTGGATTTATTAATTATCGTTGATAAATCAGATGAGAAGTCTTATAAGCGTCCAATTTCTGGATATAAAGCTTTGAGAGGTTTGGATATATCAAAAGATATTATTATTTTTACTAAAGAAGAATTTGAACGCGCTGCAAATGATGTATCAACTCTTGGTTATAAGATTAAAAAATATGGAGAGTTAATCTATGCAAGAGCATGA